From Roseateles sp. SL47:
CCGGCATCCCCCGAAGTACCGCCCCTTGGGCCCTCCATTCGGCACCCACCCGCTATTCCGTTTGGGGAATCGTTTTTTTCTATCGCCGCGCTTAAGCTATTTGCGTTGATCTATTGGCTGGCGGTTTTTACAGTCTCCTCCACGTCGCGAAACGACAAAGACCAAGCGCCAGCGCCGCCCCGGGCCTGGCCCGGTTTTGAATGTTCCCCCGAGGAGTTGATCCCATGAGTGCGAAACCTGCCCACCCCGCCCAGTGCCCGGTCATGACGACCACGGCTGGTGCCCCCATTGCCGACAACCAGAATTCCCTCACCGCCGGCCCCCGTGGCCCGGTGCTGATGCAGGATTACCAGCTGATCGAAAAGCTGGCCCATCAAAACCGCGAGCGCATTCCTGAGCGCGTGGTGCATGCCAAGGGCTGGGGCGCCTTCGGCACGCTGACCGTCACCCACGACATCAGCCGTTTCACCCGCGCCAAGCTGTTTGGCGAAGTGGGCAAGAGCACCCCGATGCTGGCCCGTTTCTCCACCGTGGCCGGCGAACTGGGTGCGGCGGACGCGGAGCGGGACGTGCGCGGTTTTGCGCTGAAGTTCTATACCGAAGAAGGCAACTGGGACCTGGTGGGCAACAACACGCCGGTGTTCTTCATCCGCGACCCGCTGAAGTTCCCGGACTTCATCCGCACCCAGAAGCGCCATCCGGTGAGCCATCTGCGGTCGGCCACCGCCGCCTGGGACTTCTGGAGCCTGTCGCCGGAAAGCCTGCATCAGGTCACCATCCTGATGAGCGACCGCGGCATCCCGGTGAGCCCGCGTTTCATGAACGGGTACGGCTCCCACACCTACAGCTTCTGGAACAACAACGGTGAGCGCTTCTGGGTGAAGTTCCACTTCAAGACGCGGCAAGGCCACCGCACCATGAGCAATGCCGATGCCGCCAAGGTGATCGGCGAGACCCGCGAAAGCTATCAGGAAGACCTGTTTGGCTCGATCGACCAGGGCGACTATCCGCGCTGGACGATGTTCGTGCAGGTGATGCCGGAGCTGGACGCCGACAAGACGCCCTACAACCCCTTCGACCTGACCAAGGTGTGGCCGCATCAGGACTACCCGCTGATTGAAGTGGGCGTACTGGAGCTCAACCGCAACGCGGACAACTACTTCGAAGAGATCGAGCAGGCCGCATTCTCGCCCAGCAACATCGTGCCGGGCATCGGTTTCAGCCCGGACCGCGTGCTGCAGGCTCGCATCTTCAGCTATGCCG
This genomic window contains:
- a CDS encoding catalase — its product is MSAKPAHPAQCPVMTTTAGAPIADNQNSLTAGPRGPVLMQDYQLIEKLAHQNRERIPERVVHAKGWGAFGTLTVTHDISRFTRAKLFGEVGKSTPMLARFSTVAGELGAADAERDVRGFALKFYTEEGNWDLVGNNTPVFFIRDPLKFPDFIRTQKRHPVSHLRSATAAWDFWSLSPESLHQVTILMSDRGIPVSPRFMNGYGSHTYSFWNNNGERFWVKFHFKTRQGHRTMSNADAAKVIGETRESYQEDLFGSIDQGDYPRWTMFVQVMPELDADKTPYNPFDLTKVWPHQDYPLIEVGVLELNRNADNYFEEIEQAAFSPSNIVPGIGFSPDRVLQARIFSYADAHRYRLGTHYEALPVNAPKCPVHHYHKDGSMKFFRTPTGNANAYYEPNSFGGATQDPSVAEPPLRLQGDADRYNHRDGNDDYSQPGALFRILGADQQERLGRNIAASMKGVPAFIIDRQLGHFDKADPDYGRVVRTALRELDIEFTA